A DNA window from Halomicrobium mukohataei DSM 12286 contains the following coding sequences:
- a CDS encoding molybdopterin-binding protein produces the protein MTDSTGDLTAIADARDTLTTLVEPIERTDTVPLSVAEGRVLAEELVARESSPADGIAVDDRLFARGHRLRSTDLGLLKVAGVDDVLAVQRPTVGIVPTGDELVQREAGAGERVETTAFTLSQHVDRWGGKVTYRDTVGEDRHALRAAIQRDLTRDALVVTGVTAGDPVHEVVADLGSIHVDGVASDPGQTVAVASVEERPVLLVPESPVDCLVAAVQLLRPLVAELSGAPLPAHAHHHAALSDSVESASGVRTLVPVELADHVATPLGDGQPTLRDVIRADGWVTVEENDDGLAAEASVGVIDWEHA, from the coding sequence ATGACCGATTCTACAGGCGATCTGACGGCGATCGCCGACGCCCGCGACACGCTCACGACGCTGGTCGAGCCCATCGAACGCACCGACACCGTCCCGCTGTCGGTCGCGGAAGGGCGCGTGCTCGCCGAGGAGCTGGTGGCCCGCGAGAGCAGCCCGGCCGACGGGATTGCGGTCGACGACCGGCTCTTTGCCCGGGGCCACCGCCTGCGCTCGACGGATCTCGGGCTCCTGAAAGTGGCCGGCGTCGACGACGTACTCGCCGTCCAGCGCCCGACGGTCGGTATCGTTCCGACCGGCGACGAGCTCGTCCAGCGCGAGGCCGGCGCGGGCGAGCGCGTCGAGACGACGGCGTTTACGCTCTCCCAGCACGTCGACCGCTGGGGCGGGAAGGTGACCTACCGCGACACCGTCGGCGAGGACCGCCACGCGCTCCGGGCGGCGATCCAGCGGGATCTGACCCGCGACGCACTGGTGGTGACCGGCGTGACGGCGGGCGATCCCGTCCACGAAGTCGTCGCGGACCTCGGGTCGATCCACGTCGACGGCGTCGCCAGCGATCCGGGCCAGACGGTCGCCGTCGCCAGCGTCGAGGAGCGGCCGGTCCTGCTCGTGCCGGAGTCACCGGTCGACTGTCTCGTCGCCGCCGTCCAGTTGCTCCGTCCGCTCGTCGCCGAACTCTCGGGCGCACCGCTGCCCGCTCACGCACACCACCACGCCGCGCTGTCGGACTCGGTCGAGAGTGCGTCCGGCGTCAGGACCCTCGTTCCGGTCGAGTTAGCCGATCACGTGGCGACTCCGCTGGGGGACGGCCAGCCCACGCTTCGAGACGTGATCCGGGCCGACGGCTGGGTCACCGTCGAAGAGAACGACGACGGACTGGCCGCCGAAGCGTCGGTCGGCGTGATCGACTGGGAACACGCCTAA
- a CDS encoding plastocyanin/azurin family copper-binding protein encodes MTTANRSRRTFLARAGAVLGTGVLGGCLSDSRDRTIAVGPGHRTVFEPEAVTVPSGATITWVLKSDNHNVVPATVPAGSDWEGTPGRPSITYGSGYSYETTFTISGTYDYFCQPHVDAGMTGSVVVE; translated from the coding sequence GTGACTACAGCGAATCGATCCCGCCGGACGTTCCTGGCGAGGGCGGGCGCAGTGCTGGGAACCGGCGTCCTCGGCGGCTGTCTCTCGGACAGCCGGGACCGAACGATCGCAGTCGGACCCGGACACCGCACGGTGTTCGAACCCGAAGCAGTCACCGTCCCATCGGGAGCGACGATCACGTGGGTCCTGAAGTCCGACAACCACAACGTCGTCCCGGCCACTGTCCCGGCGGGCTCTGACTGGGAGGGGACGCCGGGACGACCTTCGATCACGTACGGGTCCGGCTACTCCTACGAGACGACGTTCACGATCTCTGGCACCTACGACTACTTCTGTCAACCCCACGTCGACGCGGGGATGACCGGCAGCGTCGTCGTCGAGTGA
- a CDS encoding MFS transporter, translating into MVDVGGSIGLLRDREFAALAGTAFARSQAYSTIIIALALYADLFGTTGTVEGLFGTGFALVQLLVVLPLGRRIDLGDSKRYLLVGFLLNLVVFAGFVFVENAIHIVLIRMVQGLGASLLWITGSTIVGEISPDGERGQWLGAYNQFGSISSLAGDLVGGYLLFAYGFTLTYAVLAGVTLVAFALVFLYLRDNPGGRKDPDEAGGIETFRQLLGRRMLRALVVFRFTFSVGKMAVIIFLPIYARTSFGISAFAIGWIMAGGKLTKAITQGYVGDLTDRLGRHHYFVAVGAGLYGVGTALIPLAAYFEGTVTPIEFTAFGGTQALGGAFFALFGAFSILGLADSLRLPASMALFVEEAEAYDAVASSFSLRSISWKVGQVTGPVLIGAIKDLVSPEAAFLAAAGFLGFATVVFVGMSVRARRAQTPVATPGD; encoded by the coding sequence GTGGTCGATGTCGGCGGTTCGATCGGGCTGTTGCGCGACCGGGAGTTCGCCGCGCTCGCCGGGACCGCGTTCGCGAGGAGCCAGGCGTACTCGACGATCATCATCGCCCTCGCGCTGTACGCCGACCTGTTCGGCACGACCGGGACCGTCGAGGGGCTGTTCGGAACCGGTTTCGCGCTCGTCCAGTTGCTCGTCGTCTTGCCGCTGGGTCGACGCATCGACCTGGGCGACTCGAAGCGGTACCTGCTCGTCGGCTTTCTCCTCAATCTCGTCGTGTTCGCGGGGTTCGTCTTCGTCGAGAACGCGATCCACATCGTCCTGATCCGGATGGTCCAGGGGCTGGGTGCGTCGCTCCTGTGGATCACCGGCTCGACGATCGTCGGCGAGATCAGCCCCGACGGCGAGCGGGGCCAGTGGCTCGGCGCGTACAATCAGTTCGGCTCGATCTCGTCGCTGGCGGGCGACCTCGTGGGCGGGTACCTCCTCTTTGCCTACGGCTTCACGCTCACTTACGCCGTCCTCGCCGGGGTCACGCTCGTGGCCTTCGCGCTCGTGTTCCTGTACCTCCGGGACAACCCCGGCGGTCGGAAAGATCCCGACGAGGCCGGCGGCATCGAGACCTTCCGCCAGCTGCTGGGCCGGCGGATGCTGCGCGCGCTCGTCGTCTTTCGTTTCACGTTCAGTGTCGGGAAGATGGCCGTCATCATCTTCCTCCCGATCTACGCCCGGACGAGCTTCGGCATCTCCGCGTTCGCCATCGGGTGGATCATGGCCGGCGGGAAGCTGACGAAGGCGATCACACAGGGGTACGTCGGTGACCTGACCGACCGACTCGGTCGCCACCACTACTTCGTCGCCGTCGGTGCCGGGCTGTACGGCGTCGGGACCGCGCTGATTCCGCTGGCAGCCTACTTCGAGGGGACCGTGACGCCGATCGAGTTCACGGCCTTCGGCGGCACTCAGGCGCTGGGCGGGGCCTTCTTCGCCCTCTTTGGCGCGTTCTCGATCCTGGGGCTCGCCGACAGTCTCCGCCTGCCGGCGAGCATGGCGCTGTTCGTCGAGGAGGCCGAGGCCTACGACGCCGTCGCCTCCAGTTTCTCCCTGCGCTCGATCTCCTGGAAGGTCGGGCAGGTGACGGGTCCGGTCCTGATCGGCGCGATCAAGGACCTCGTCTCTCCCGAAGCCGCGTTTCTCGCCGCCGCGGGGTTCCTCGGCTTCGCAACGGTCGTCTTCGTCGGGATGAGCGTCCGGGCGCGGCGAGCCCAGACCCCGGTGGCGACCCCCGGCGACTGA
- a CDS encoding ABC1 kinase family protein, with the protein MNLRAYWRFVVVVRHFLPLGLSYARDRNRFLLFGRSRDVTPEQRRRRAGRLLDSLLTLGPTFIKLGQLLSTRPDVLPPEYIDEFAQLQDRVPPAPWDEARTVLEDELGPVDEAFDGFEDEAISGASLGQVYRAEVDGDAVAVKIRRPGIEDLVEADLRAIRWSLPILMYFVGETRSFSLETLADEFSKTIREEMDYGREAEMLTEIRGNFADNDRIRIPGVVETHSTNRVLTMEYLPGTKINDVEELDELSVDRTRLAETLQRSYLQMIIDDGVFHADPHPGNLAVQSDGTLVFYDFGMSGRVDPFVQDRIVDFYAAVASQDIDAILDALIEMGTLSPEADRQVMGEVMELAIADARGEDLEQYRVQQIIQQVEDTIYEFPLRLPANLALVLRVATVVEGVCVTLDPDFDFITVATEYLREEGHIAAGAKQYAQDRAGEVRDAAESMVRVPPKLESALDRIEREDLHVRADIEDSDGVLERMTRRLILGMILASGTLSTALLYAASTDEATAVAGVGTLAVAGVTYLSFRRSKGLRATPQFTRQSMRQRESADDAGYASSYGPDEE; encoded by the coding sequence GTGAATCTCCGCGCCTACTGGCGGTTCGTCGTCGTCGTTCGTCACTTCCTCCCGCTGGGGCTGTCCTACGCACGGGACCGGAACCGATTTCTCCTGTTCGGGCGCTCCAGAGACGTCACTCCCGAACAGCGCCGTCGCCGCGCCGGCCGGCTGCTGGACTCGCTGCTGACGCTGGGACCGACGTTCATCAAGCTGGGACAGCTGCTGTCGACGCGGCCGGACGTCCTTCCGCCCGAATACATCGACGAGTTCGCCCAGCTGCAAGATCGGGTGCCGCCAGCGCCCTGGGACGAGGCCCGGACCGTCCTCGAAGACGAGCTCGGTCCCGTCGACGAGGCGTTCGACGGCTTCGAGGACGAGGCCATCAGCGGGGCCAGTCTCGGCCAGGTGTACCGCGCCGAGGTCGACGGCGATGCCGTAGCGGTGAAGATTCGACGCCCCGGCATCGAGGACCTCGTCGAGGCCGACCTGCGGGCGATCCGCTGGTCGCTCCCGATCCTGATGTACTTCGTCGGCGAGACGCGCTCGTTCTCCCTGGAGACGCTGGCCGACGAGTTCTCGAAGACGATCCGCGAGGAGATGGACTACGGTCGGGAGGCGGAGATGCTCACCGAGATACGGGGCAACTTCGCCGACAACGACCGCATCCGCATCCCCGGCGTCGTCGAGACTCACTCGACGAACCGGGTGTTGACCATGGAGTACCTCCCCGGAACGAAGATCAACGACGTGGAGGAACTCGACGAGCTGTCGGTCGACCGGACCCGACTCGCCGAGACGCTCCAGCGCAGCTACCTCCAGATGATCATCGACGACGGCGTCTTCCACGCGGACCCACATCCGGGGAACCTCGCAGTGCAGTCCGACGGGACGCTCGTGTTCTACGACTTCGGGATGTCCGGGCGGGTCGACCCCTTCGTGCAGGACCGGATCGTCGACTTCTACGCGGCCGTCGCGAGCCAGGACATCGACGCCATCCTCGACGCACTGATCGAGATGGGGACGCTGAGCCCCGAGGCCGACCGGCAGGTGATGGGCGAGGTGATGGAGCTGGCCATCGCCGACGCCCGCGGCGAGGACCTCGAACAGTACCGCGTCCAGCAGATCATCCAGCAGGTCGAAGACACCATCTACGAGTTCCCGCTCCGACTCCCGGCGAACCTCGCACTCGTGTTGCGCGTCGCCACGGTCGTCGAGGGAGTGTGCGTGACGCTGGACCCGGACTTCGACTTCATCACGGTCGCGACGGAGTACCTCCGTGAGGAGGGCCACATCGCTGCCGGCGCGAAGCAGTACGCCCAAGACCGGGCCGGCGAGGTTCGGGACGCCGCCGAGTCGATGGTCCGGGTGCCGCCGAAACTGGAGTCCGCGCTCGACCGGATCGAACGCGAGGACCTGCACGTCCGGGCCGACATCGAGGACTCTGACGGCGTCCTCGAACGGATGACCCGCCGGCTGATTCTCGGAATGATCCTCGCCAGTGGAACCCTCTCGACGGCGCTGCTGTACGCCGCCTCGACGGACGAAGCGACGGCTGTCGCGGGCGTCGGGACGCTGGCGGTCGCTGGCGTCACGTACCTCTCCTTTCGTCGGTCGAAAGGACTGCGTGCGACACCCCAGTTCACCCGACAGAGCATGCGCCAGCGCGAGTCGGCCGACGACGCCGGCTACGCGTCGAGCTACGGCCCCGACGAGGAGTGA
- the ahbB gene encoding siroheme decarboxylase subunit beta: MSEELGSVDRAIANAFQGGFPVVERPFEPAAAALRDRGIDVTEGELVERIARMDEAGTLTRFGALIDAEAIGGMATLVAMHAPEERFDEVAERVNDFREVAHNYRREHPHLNMWFVLSVADEDRIPAVLAEIEDATGQETYNLPKQREFRVEAKFPVEGPLEDDSVDLSALGPDVTPTDRDGLTPDELDLVLEIQGGLPVTETPYRDVADAIDAETEWVVETIKRFEREGKVRRVGVVPNHYALGYSENGMTVWNVPDDVVEEVGPAVASFDFVTHCYERPRHDGVWEYNVFAMTHGRSEAESDRRVEQVRDRMAEYWDVSESDWDTLFSTEILKKTGIRMDERAEANVIDPADEPTRD, translated from the coding sequence ATGAGTGAGGAGCTGGGGTCCGTCGACCGCGCGATCGCCAACGCCTTCCAGGGTGGATTCCCGGTCGTCGAGCGGCCCTTCGAGCCCGCCGCGGCGGCGCTGCGGGACCGCGGCATCGACGTGACCGAAGGCGAACTGGTCGAGCGGATCGCCCGCATGGACGAGGCGGGGACGCTGACTCGCTTCGGCGCGCTGATCGACGCCGAGGCGATCGGCGGGATGGCGACGCTGGTGGCGATGCACGCCCCAGAAGAGCGGTTCGACGAGGTGGCAGAGCGGGTCAACGACTTCCGCGAGGTGGCCCACAACTACCGCCGTGAGCACCCCCACCTGAACATGTGGTTCGTCCTCTCGGTGGCCGACGAGGATCGGATTCCAGCGGTGCTCGCCGAGATCGAGGACGCGACCGGCCAGGAGACCTACAACCTCCCGAAGCAACGGGAGTTCCGCGTCGAAGCGAAGTTCCCCGTCGAGGGCCCGCTCGAAGACGACAGCGTCGATCTGTCGGCACTGGGTCCCGACGTGACACCGACCGACCGGGACGGCCTGACGCCCGACGAACTCGATCTGGTACTGGAGATTCAGGGCGGACTCCCGGTGACTGAGACGCCCTACCGAGACGTGGCCGACGCCATCGACGCCGAGACCGAGTGGGTCGTCGAGACGATCAAGCGCTTCGAGCGCGAGGGGAAGGTCCGCCGGGTCGGTGTCGTCCCCAACCACTACGCGCTGGGCTACTCCGAGAACGGGATGACCGTCTGGAACGTCCCCGACGACGTGGTCGAGGAGGTCGGCCCCGCGGTCGCGAGCTTCGACTTCGTCACCCACTGCTACGAGCGACCGCGCCACGACGGCGTCTGGGAGTACAACGTCTTCGCGATGACCCACGGCCGCAGCGAGGCCGAGAGCGACCGGCGCGTCGAGCAAGTACGGGATCGGATGGCGGAGTACTGGGACGTGTCCGAGAGCGACTGGGACACGCTGTTCTCGACGGAGATCCTCAAGAAGACCGGCATCCGGATGGACGAGCGCGCCGAGGCGAACGTGATCGACCCCGCCGACGAGCCGACGAGGGACTGA
- a CDS encoding precorrin-2 dehydrogenase/sirohydrochlorin ferrochelatase family protein, protein MLPLMHDFTDETVLVFGGGPVGARKARRFDREADVIVVSPDFADRGFGDAERVRAAPDAAAAADWIERTRPALVVAATDDAALNEAIADGARERGALVNRTDVDGDREVGSVVVPATVRDGPVTVAVATGGTSPALSKHLRERFETEFAGVGELAAVTGELRTELKARGVSPTERRDAIRAAVRSHRVWKALDSPGSNTRQVVTDVIDEHTGDLS, encoded by the coding sequence ATGCTCCCGCTCATGCACGATTTCACCGACGAGACGGTCCTGGTCTTCGGCGGCGGGCCGGTCGGTGCGCGCAAGGCCCGGCGGTTCGACCGCGAGGCGGACGTGATCGTCGTCAGCCCCGACTTCGCCGACCGCGGGTTCGGCGACGCCGAGCGTGTCAGAGCGGCCCCCGACGCCGCGGCCGCCGCCGACTGGATCGAGCGGACCCGGCCGGCCCTCGTCGTGGCAGCGACCGACGACGCGGCGCTCAACGAGGCCATCGCCGACGGCGCGCGCGAGCGGGGCGCACTCGTCAACCGCACGGACGTAGACGGCGACCGTGAGGTGGGCAGCGTCGTCGTCCCCGCGACGGTCCGAGACGGGCCGGTCACCGTCGCCGTCGCGACCGGCGGGACCAGTCCCGCGCTGTCGAAACACCTGCGCGAGCGCTTCGAAACGGAGTTTGCCGGTGTCGGCGAGTTGGCCGCGGTGACCGGCGAACTCCGAACCGAGCTGAAAGCCCGTGGCGTCTCGCCGACCGAGCGCCGCGACGCGATCAGAGCCGCCGTCAGATCTCACCGCGTTTGGAAGGCTTTAGATAGCCCGGGGAGTAACACTAGGCAAGTAGTTACTGACGTGATCGACGAGCATACTGGTGATCTATCGTGA
- a CDS encoding Bax inhibitor 1 family protein: MNLTLDSGKLLYGLGVAFALGALVYFARDVVFGLSITVTAALLLVAFVGFLLAGLSRERDLLGTVAFTISGLSYVVFLGYVVSRYEPGETVVFFLLAGSAALFVGLGYGVREADIAPGRRTTIGVVIALLVVSASLVTADALGGDVTYSVETNDTTTVALSSVGSDTDRVRGTARVGTLTATNPSWFTRPVDLPSIRGCLAGVEQGDRSRIDVDYEPASYDTPNRLGGQSTRVHELTVSFDVATNQTGDRRFAVERRGDCEPTRSEPTLFLVVEPDDGRID; encoded by the coding sequence ATGAATCTCACGCTCGACAGCGGCAAACTCCTGTACGGACTGGGCGTCGCGTTCGCGCTCGGCGCGCTGGTCTATTTCGCCCGTGACGTGGTGTTCGGACTCTCGATCACGGTGACCGCGGCGCTGTTGCTCGTCGCGTTCGTCGGCTTCTTGCTGGCCGGACTGTCCCGAGAGCGGGACCTGCTCGGGACCGTCGCGTTCACGATCTCGGGGCTCTCGTACGTGGTCTTTCTGGGCTACGTCGTCAGCCGGTACGAACCCGGTGAGACGGTCGTGTTCTTCCTCCTGGCCGGCTCGGCCGCGCTGTTCGTCGGCCTGGGCTACGGCGTCAGGGAGGCCGATATCGCTCCCGGCCGCCGGACGACGATCGGCGTCGTGATCGCGCTGCTGGTCGTCAGCGCCTCGCTGGTGACGGCCGACGCGCTCGGTGGCGACGTGACCTACAGCGTCGAGACGAACGACACCACGACGGTGGCGCTGTCCAGCGTCGGGAGCGACACCGACCGAGTTCGCGGGACGGCTCGCGTCGGCACGCTCACCGCCACGAACCCCTCGTGGTTCACTCGTCCGGTCGATCTCCCCTCGATCCGTGGCTGTCTCGCTGGCGTCGAGCAGGGAGACCGTAGTCGCATAGACGTCGACTACGAGCCGGCGAGCTACGACACGCCGAACCGACTCGGCGGCCAGTCGACGCGCGTCCACGAACTCACGGTGTCGTTCGACGTCGCAACGAACCAGACCGGGGATCGCCGCTTCGCCGTCGAACGCCGGGGAGACTGTGAGCCGACGCGCTCGGAGCCGACGCTGTTTCTCGTCGTCGAGCCGGACGACGGCCGGATAGACTGA
- a CDS encoding Hsp20/alpha crystallin family protein, which yields MSALRDALGDLPASVFADVLESDDAYLLVVDLPGVTADTIDVSVDGGSIVIEAQRGKDVGSEFRYVEEDRSLFLDAELPLPPDATGTGAEGTIDRGVFELRLPKAGVGTETTIPVEDA from the coding sequence ATGTCAGCGCTCCGTGACGCCCTGGGGGATCTCCCCGCCTCGGTGTTCGCCGACGTGCTCGAATCGGACGACGCCTACCTGCTGGTCGTCGACCTTCCAGGCGTCACTGCCGACACGATCGACGTCAGCGTCGACGGAGGGTCGATCGTGATCGAGGCCCAGCGCGGGAAAGACGTGGGCTCGGAGTTTCGCTACGTCGAGGAGGACCGCTCGCTGTTTCTGGACGCAGAGCTCCCGCTTCCCCCAGACGCGACGGGGACGGGTGCCGAGGGGACGATCGACCGCGGCGTCTTCGAACTCAGACTGCCGAAGGCCGGCGTCGGGACCGAGACGACGATCCCCGTCGAGGACGCCTGA
- the hemA gene encoding glutamyl-tRNA reductase, which produces MKAGTGVISGVSVAHEHATVEDREAAATESQRHAVESLLTEPAVEEAFALQTCNRIEGYVVTEEGTDDALSLFTDSVDDDAVVRMDHEQSLRHLLRVAAGLESIVLGEDQILGQVRRAYQDARAVGGIGSVLEDGITKAIHVGERARTETAINEGSVSIASAAVGLATDECTLDGETGVVVGAGEMGTRAAKSLAPTVDRLVVANRTVPNAEYVAETVDVEATAVSLDAVESLLSEARVVVTATGSPEPQLDTETLATAGETFVVDIAQPRDVPTDADSLSNITVCDMDTLESLTEETRDQRRTAATAVEAMVDEEFDHLLNQYKRKRADQVISAMYESADHVKASELQTAFSKLDLDDDQQAVVESMADAIVSQLLAAPTQSLREAAQEDDWSTINTALQLFDPDFGPDTTAGGPPAFSEGMSVDDIPEGMREEIPASMLEQLGDD; this is translated from the coding sequence GTGAAAGCTGGCACGGGCGTCATCTCTGGCGTTAGCGTCGCCCACGAGCACGCCACCGTCGAGGACCGAGAGGCAGCAGCGACGGAGAGCCAACGCCACGCGGTCGAGTCGCTCCTGACGGAGCCGGCCGTCGAAGAGGCGTTCGCACTCCAGACGTGCAACCGGATCGAGGGGTACGTCGTCACCGAAGAGGGAACCGACGACGCCCTCTCGCTGTTTACCGACTCGGTCGACGACGACGCGGTGGTCCGGATGGACCACGAGCAGAGCCTGCGCCACCTCCTCCGTGTCGCGGCCGGCCTCGAATCGATCGTCCTCGGCGAGGACCAGATCCTCGGGCAGGTCCGGCGAGCCTACCAGGACGCCCGTGCCGTCGGCGGCATCGGCTCCGTGCTCGAAGACGGCATCACGAAGGCGATCCACGTCGGCGAGCGGGCCCGGACCGAGACGGCGATCAACGAAGGCTCCGTCTCGATCGCCTCTGCGGCCGTCGGGCTCGCGACCGACGAGTGTACCCTCGACGGCGAGACCGGGGTGGTCGTCGGTGCCGGCGAGATGGGGACGCGTGCGGCCAAGTCCCTCGCGCCGACGGTCGACCGGCTCGTTGTCGCCAACCGCACCGTTCCCAACGCCGAGTACGTCGCCGAGACGGTCGACGTGGAGGCGACGGCGGTGTCGCTCGACGCCGTCGAGTCGCTGCTCTCGGAGGCCCGCGTCGTCGTCACCGCGACGGGGAGCCCGGAGCCACAGCTCGACACGGAGACGCTGGCGACCGCTGGCGAGACGTTCGTCGTCGACATCGCCCAGCCACGCGACGTGCCAACGGACGCCGACTCCCTCTCGAACATCACCGTCTGTGACATGGACACGCTGGAGTCTCTGACCGAGGAGACGCGCGACCAGCGTCGCACGGCCGCGACCGCCGTCGAGGCGATGGTCGACGAGGAGTTCGACCACCTGCTCAACCAGTACAAACGCAAGCGGGCCGATCAGGTCATCTCGGCGATGTACGAGAGCGCCGACCACGTGAAGGCCAGCGAGCTCCAGACCGCCTTCTCGAAGCTCGATCTCGACGACGATCAGCAAGCCGTCGTCGAGTCGATGGCCGACGCGATCGTCTCCCAGCTGCTCGCGGCTCCGACCCAGAGCCTGCGCGAGGCCGCCCAGGAGGACGACTGGTCGACGATCAACACCGCGCTCCAGCTGTTCGACCCCGACTTCGGGCCGGACACCACCGCCGGTGGCCCGCCGGCTTTCTCCGAGGGGATGTCGGTCGACGACATCCCGGAGGGAATGCGCGAGGAGATCCCCGCGTCGATGCTGGAGCAACTGGGCGACGACTAG
- a CDS encoding DUF7522 family protein — MDDGAALVSDLESIVGDALRVVAWYDEDRYELLYVREDLTEHTQAVSDAVYENLVLEGIAKEYLEDLFESGELYCTIHEFEELRAHHFVTGQFEGFFVGVDSGGKVESRAVKEAVHDHVEG; from the coding sequence ATGGACGACGGGGCAGCTCTCGTGTCGGACCTCGAATCGATCGTCGGCGACGCGCTGCGGGTCGTCGCCTGGTACGACGAGGACAGGTACGAACTGCTGTACGTCCGGGAAGACCTCACTGAGCACACGCAGGCCGTTTCCGACGCGGTCTACGAGAACCTCGTTCTCGAAGGCATCGCCAAGGAGTATCTGGAGGATCTCTTCGAGTCTGGGGAGCTCTACTGTACGATCCACGAGTTCGAGGAGCTTCGTGCTCACCACTTCGTCACGGGCCAGTTCGAGGGGTTCTTCGTCGGGGTCGACTCCGGGGGGAAGGTCGAGAGCAGGGCGGTCAAGGAGGCGGTCCACGATCACGTCGAGGGCTGA
- a CDS encoding 4a-hydroxytetrahydrobiopterin dehydratase, which produces MADLLSDDEIAAQLPDHWDREGDEIVRTYEFDAYLDGVGFAAAAGGLAQEAFHHPEMTIGWREVEVRLTTHDAGGITANDIELAERFDEIHG; this is translated from the coding sequence ATGGCTGACCTGCTCAGCGACGACGAGATCGCGGCACAGCTACCCGACCACTGGGACCGCGAGGGCGACGAGATCGTCCGGACCTACGAGTTCGACGCCTACCTCGACGGCGTCGGCTTCGCGGCGGCCGCCGGTGGCCTCGCACAGGAGGCGTTTCACCACCCGGAGATGACGATCGGCTGGCGCGAGGTCGAGGTGCGCTTGACGACTCACGACGCGGGTGGCATCACGGCAAACGACATCGAGCTGGCCGAGCGCTTCGACGAGATCCACGGGTGA
- a CDS encoding DUF7577 domain-containing protein, which yields MISTAELAIRLLTFLFVLVAVPLSFVLMFRFLDYIAMDGLIEEYRTGGSSPVRDRGQLNAYFEASEAATTCPRCGAANGEDYTYCHTCQASLE from the coding sequence ATGATCTCGACGGCCGAACTCGCGATCAGACTGCTGACGTTCCTGTTCGTCCTCGTGGCAGTTCCACTCTCTTTCGTCCTCATGTTCCGGTTCCTCGACTACATCGCGATGGACGGCCTGATCGAGGAGTACCGGACCGGTGGGAGCAGTCCGGTTCGAGACCGCGGGCAGCTGAACGCCTACTTCGAGGCCAGCGAGGCGGCGACGACCTGCCCCCGCTGTGGCGCGGCCAACGGGGAGGACTACACGTACTGTCACACCTGTCAGGCGAGCCTGGAGTGA
- a CDS encoding HAD family hydrolase — translation MARTDYDFWLFDLDGTVVDIDPSYPPTVVSAVGDRLGVSFTEREAEILWYGLGGVRERVLRRRGVEPERFWETFHEVEQPADRAGATYLYDDAESFICEIDAPVGVVTHCQPYLTDPVLDRLDIRDWFDTVVCCSDETGWKPDPTPVEMAMTDLGVAHDGHEGVLAGDDPDDIGAAWNAGLDAIHVERYDPAERGQCVLGDRRVTGFGEMS, via the coding sequence ATGGCCCGCACCGACTACGACTTCTGGCTGTTCGATCTCGACGGGACCGTCGTCGACATCGACCCGTCGTACCCACCGACGGTCGTATCGGCGGTCGGCGACCGACTCGGCGTCTCCTTCACGGAGCGAGAGGCCGAGATCCTCTGGTACGGCCTCGGCGGCGTCCGTGAGCGCGTCCTGCGCAGGCGCGGCGTCGAACCCGAACGGTTCTGGGAGACGTTCCACGAGGTCGAGCAGCCCGCCGACCGAGCCGGGGCGACCTACCTCTACGACGACGCCGAGTCGTTCATCTGCGAGATCGACGCGCCGGTCGGCGTGGTCACGCACTGCCAGCCGTACCTCACGGATCCGGTGCTGGATCGGCTCGACATCCGAGACTGGTTCGACACGGTCGTCTGCTGTTCTGACGAGACCGGCTGGAAGCCCGATCCCACGCCCGTCGAGATGGCGATGACGGATCTCGGCGTCGCCCACGACGGCCACGAGGGGGTTCTGGCCGGGGACGACCCCGACGACATCGGTGCCGCCTGGAACGCCGGGCTCGACGCGATCCACGTCGAGCGCTACGATCCCGCAGAGCGCGGCCAGTGTGTCCTCGGTGACCGCCGCGTCACCGGATTCGGCGAGATGAGCTGA